One part of the Streptomyces lienomycini genome encodes these proteins:
- the mutM gene encoding bifunctional DNA-formamidopyrimidine glycosylase/DNA-(apurinic or apyrimidinic site) lyase, with protein MPELPEVEVVRRGLERWVAHRTVADAEVLHPRAVRRHVAGPDDFAHRLKDHRIGTPQRRGKYLWLPLEDTDQAVLAHLGMSGQLLVQPHETPAEKHLRIRVRFADTLGTELRFVDQRTFGGLSLHDTSADGLPDVIAHIARDPLDPLFDDAAFHLALRRKRTTIKRALLDQSLISGVGNIYADEALWRARLHYERPTATLTRPRTTELLGHVRDVMNAALAVGGTSFDSLYVNVNGESGYFDRSLDAYGREGLPCRRCATPMRRRPWMNRSSYFCPKCQRPPRVTP; from the coding sequence ATGCCCGAGTTGCCCGAGGTAGAGGTCGTACGGCGTGGCCTGGAGCGCTGGGTCGCCCACCGGACCGTCGCCGACGCCGAGGTACTGCACCCGCGTGCGGTGCGCCGTCACGTCGCAGGCCCCGACGACTTCGCCCACCGCCTGAAGGACCACCGCATCGGCACCCCCCAGCGCCGCGGCAAGTACCTGTGGCTGCCCCTGGAGGACACCGACCAGGCGGTCCTCGCCCACCTCGGCATGAGCGGCCAGCTCCTGGTCCAGCCGCACGAGACGCCCGCCGAGAAGCACCTGCGCATCCGCGTCCGCTTCGCCGACACCCTCGGCACCGAACTCCGCTTCGTCGACCAGCGCACCTTCGGCGGCCTCTCCCTGCACGACACGTCCGCCGACGGACTGCCCGACGTCATCGCGCACATCGCCCGCGACCCGCTGGACCCCCTCTTCGACGACGCGGCGTTCCACCTCGCCCTGCGCCGCAAGCGCACCACGATCAAACGGGCCCTGCTCGACCAGTCCCTGATCAGCGGCGTCGGCAACATCTACGCCGACGAGGCCCTGTGGCGTGCCCGCCTGCACTACGAACGCCCCACGGCGACCCTCACCCGCCCCCGCACCACCGAACTCCTCGGCCATGTCCGGGACGTGATGAACGCCGCCCTCGCCGTGGGCGGCACCAGCTTCGACAGCCTGTACGTCAACGTCAACGGCGAGTCCGGCTACTTCGACCGCTCACTCGACGCGTACGGCCGCGAGGGGCTGCCCTGCCGCCGCTGCGCCACACCGATGCGCCGCCGGCCGTGGATGAACCGCTCCAGCTACTTCTGCCCGAAGTGCCAGCGCCCGCCGAGGGTCACGCCGTAG
- a CDS encoding winged helix-turn-helix transcriptional regulator has protein sequence MSTKQERTAEQDLPYDVFSRACPSRGTLEHATGRWGTLTLGALYEESFRFNELRRRVDGVSEKMLAQTLHALERDGLVHREAQPTNPPRVDYELTSLGREVAGRLLALIECVQGRMDEVLAARERYDAQRMPTA, from the coding sequence ATGTCGACCAAGCAGGAGCGCACGGCGGAGCAGGATCTGCCGTACGACGTGTTCTCCCGGGCCTGTCCCTCGCGCGGCACCCTGGAGCATGCCACGGGGCGCTGGGGCACGCTGACGCTCGGCGCGTTGTACGAGGAGTCGTTCCGGTTCAACGAGTTGCGGCGCCGTGTGGACGGCGTGAGCGAGAAGATGCTGGCCCAGACCCTGCACGCGCTGGAGCGCGACGGGCTGGTGCACCGCGAGGCGCAGCCCACCAACCCGCCCCGCGTGGACTACGAGCTCACGTCGCTCGGCCGTGAGGTGGCCGGGCGGCTGCTCGCGCTCATCGAGTGCGTCCAGGGGCGGATGGACGAGGTGCTGGCGGCGCGCGAGCGGTATGACGCGCAGCGGATGCCCACGGCGTGA
- a CDS encoding CAP domain-containing protein, which produces MGRHRRSAAGRAATGRAAQDRHPDATTGRAPGRPAPDPGETPATMGIAPYLNPEAYAEVRARSDAYLFADDPDAPDGDGSDGPQAGRTVAFPSGGYTPAGGPQPGGGRRRRKKAATPVRTGLLGVSAAVAIGTVAMATGAVPGLDNYRIGGGSGGGDRVQAQDSPTNSPSQQGGTSGSADPGPGDGAATSRGTDRSSSRAPAGDSPSGSSSAGDSPSAAPSPVSPSPSAPASKPAAPAGTPSKAGKPTTPPRTRPQTTPSRPAAEEPARPSAPAAVSDEAVAQAQVLKLVNDERARSGCSPVAANSALRELAEDFSRSMATQGFFDHTDPGGKTPWDRAEAAGISGLGGENIARGQADAQAVMDAWMNSPDHRANILNCDFKTLGVGVHFGSGGPWWTQDFGY; this is translated from the coding sequence ATGGGACGCCACCGACGCTCCGCCGCCGGCCGCGCCGCCACGGGCCGCGCCGCGCAGGACCGCCATCCGGACGCCACGACGGGCCGGGCCCCCGGCCGGCCGGCGCCGGACCCGGGCGAGACACCCGCCACGATGGGCATCGCGCCCTATCTGAACCCCGAGGCCTATGCCGAGGTCCGGGCCAGGAGCGACGCCTACCTCTTCGCGGACGACCCGGACGCCCCGGACGGCGACGGCAGCGACGGTCCGCAGGCCGGCCGCACGGTCGCCTTCCCCAGCGGCGGCTACACCCCCGCCGGCGGCCCGCAGCCCGGCGGAGGGCGCCGCCGCCGGAAGAAGGCCGCCACCCCGGTCCGCACCGGTCTGCTCGGGGTGTCCGCCGCGGTCGCCATCGGCACGGTGGCGATGGCCACGGGCGCGGTGCCGGGCCTCGACAACTACCGGATCGGCGGGGGCAGCGGCGGGGGCGACCGGGTGCAGGCCCAGGACTCCCCGACGAACAGCCCGTCCCAGCAGGGCGGCACCTCCGGCAGCGCCGACCCGGGCCCCGGTGACGGTGCCGCCACGAGCCGCGGCACCGACCGCTCCTCCTCGCGGGCCCCGGCCGGGGACTCCCCCTCGGGCAGCTCCTCCGCCGGGGACTCCCCGTCCGCCGCGCCGTCCCCGGTCTCCCCGTCCCCCTCGGCACCGGCGTCGAAGCCCGCCGCACCGGCCGGGACACCGTCGAAGGCCGGGAAGCCGACGACGCCTCCGCGTACGAGGCCGCAGACCACGCCCTCGCGTCCGGCCGCCGAGGAGCCCGCGAGGCCCAGCGCGCCCGCCGCCGTCTCGGACGAGGCCGTCGCCCAGGCGCAGGTGCTCAAACTGGTCAACGACGAACGGGCCAGGTCGGGCTGCAGCCCGGTGGCCGCGAACAGCGCCCTGCGCGAGCTGGCCGAGGACTTCAGCCGGTCCATGGCCACCCAGGGCTTCTTCGACCACACCGACCCCGGCGGCAAGACCCCCTGGGACCGGGCGGAGGCAGCGGGCATATCCGGCCTCGGAGGCGAGAACATAGCCCGCGGCCAGGCCGACGCCCAGGCCGTCATGGACGCCTGGATGAACAGCCCCGACCACCGGGCCAACATCCTGAACTGCGACTTCAAGACCCTGGGAGTCGGCGTCCACTTCGGCTCCGGCGGCCCCTGGTGGACGCAGGACTTCGGCTACTGA
- a CDS encoding acylphosphatase yields the protein MSEDVRLVAWVRGQVQGVGFRWFTRARALELGGMSGFALNLGDGRVQVVAEGPRERCEGLLDWLRGDDTPGRVDGVTEIWDTPRGGYDGFAIR from the coding sequence ATGAGCGAGGATGTACGGCTGGTCGCGTGGGTGCGCGGTCAGGTCCAGGGCGTGGGTTTCCGCTGGTTCACGCGGGCCAGGGCGCTGGAACTCGGCGGGATGAGTGGTTTTGCTCTCAATCTGGGCGACGGCCGCGTCCAGGTCGTCGCGGAGGGCCCGCGCGAGCGCTGCGAGGGGCTGCTCGACTGGCTGCGGGGTGACGACACGCCCGGGCGGGTGGACGGTGTCACCGAGATCTGGGACACACCCCGCGGCGGCTACGACGGCTTCGCCATCCGCTGA
- the smc gene encoding chromosome segregation protein SMC, giving the protein MHLKALTLRGFKSFASATTLRFEPGITCVVGPNGSGKSNVVDALSWVMGEQGAKSLRGGKMEDVIFAGTTGRPPLGRAEVSLTVDNSDGALPIEYAEVTITRIMFRNGGSEYQINGDTCRLLDIQELLSDSGIGREMHVIVGQGQLDSVLHADPMGRRAFIEEAAGVLKHRKRKEKALRKLDAMQANLARVQDLTDELRRQLKPLGRQAAVARRAAVIQADLRDARLRLLADDLVRMREALSAEIADEAALKERKETAERELGKALRREADLEDEVRRLTPRLQRAQQTWYELSQLAERVRGTVSLADARVKSATSTPPEERRGRDPEELEREAARVREQEAELESALEAAEHALEDTVAHRADLERELAQEERRLKDAARAIADRREGLVRLGGQVGAARSRAASAQAEIERLTEARDESRERAAAAQEEYETLQAQVDGLDADDQELAERHEAAKRHLAEAEDALGAAREAATEAERRRAATRARHEALALGLRRKDGTGAVLAARDRLTGLLGPAAELLTVTPGHEAALAAAFGAAADALAVTSPAAAADAIRLLRKQDAGRAALLLAGAPDAVPDEARVHGPPYAADLVRGPSDLMPAVRRLLRGIVVVATLEDAEDLVHARPGLTAVTADGDLLGAHFAQGGSAGAPSLLEVRASVDQAAAELEELGGRCEDLAAAQEAAVGRRRKCAALVEELGERRRAADREKSSVAQQLGRLAGQARGAAGEAERSAAAAARAQEALDKALMEVEELAERLAVAEESAPFGEGGEEEPDTAARDRLAADGANARQTEMEARLQVRTHEERAKSLAGRADSLDRAARAEREARARAEQRRARLRYEAAVAEAVAAGARQLLAHVEVSLTRADAERTLAEAAKARRERELTAARTAGRDLKAELDKLTDSVHRGEVLGAEKRLRIEQLETKALEELGVEPAGLAAEYGPHQPVPPSPPADGEELPDPASNSGSAAGGHPRNLPRPFVRSEQEKRLRSAERAYQQLGKVNPLALEEFAALEERHQFLSEQLEDLKKTRADLLQVVKEVDERVEQVFTEAFRDTAREFEGVFGRLFPGGEGRLILTDPDNMLTTGVDVEARPPGKKVKRLSLLSGGERSLTAVAMLVSIFKARPSPFYVMDEVEAALDDTNLQRLIRIMQELQEASQLIVITHQKRTMEVADALYGVSMQGDGVSKVISQRLR; this is encoded by the coding sequence GTGCACCTGAAGGCCCTGACCCTGCGCGGGTTCAAGTCGTTCGCCTCCGCGACCACGCTCCGGTTCGAGCCCGGCATCACCTGTGTCGTCGGACCCAACGGTTCGGGCAAGTCCAACGTCGTCGACGCGCTCAGCTGGGTCATGGGCGAACAGGGCGCCAAGTCGCTGCGCGGCGGCAAGATGGAGGACGTCATCTTCGCCGGCACCACCGGCCGCCCGCCGCTCGGCCGGGCCGAGGTGTCGCTGACCGTCGACAACTCCGACGGGGCCCTGCCCATCGAGTACGCCGAGGTCACCATCACGCGGATCATGTTCCGCAACGGCGGCAGCGAGTACCAGATCAACGGCGACACCTGCCGCCTCCTGGACATCCAGGAACTCCTCTCCGACTCCGGCATCGGCCGCGAGATGCACGTCATCGTCGGCCAGGGCCAGCTCGACTCCGTGCTGCACGCCGACCCGATGGGACGCCGCGCCTTCATCGAAGAGGCCGCCGGCGTCCTCAAGCACCGCAAGCGCAAGGAGAAGGCGCTCAGGAAACTGGACGCGATGCAGGCCAACCTCGCGCGTGTCCAGGACCTCACCGACGAACTGCGGCGCCAGCTCAAGCCCCTGGGCCGGCAGGCGGCGGTCGCCAGGAGGGCCGCCGTCATCCAGGCCGACCTCCGGGACGCCCGGCTGCGGCTGCTCGCCGACGACCTCGTACGGATGCGCGAGGCGCTGAGTGCCGAGATCGCCGACGAGGCCGCGCTCAAGGAACGCAAGGAGACCGCCGAACGGGAGCTGGGCAAGGCCCTGCGCCGCGAGGCGGACCTGGAGGACGAGGTACGGCGGCTCACCCCGCGCCTCCAGCGCGCCCAGCAGACCTGGTACGAGCTGTCCCAGCTCGCCGAACGGGTGCGCGGCACCGTCTCACTGGCCGACGCCCGCGTGAAGAGCGCCACCTCGACGCCGCCCGAGGAGCGCCGCGGCCGCGACCCGGAGGAACTGGAGCGCGAGGCCGCGCGCGTCCGCGAACAGGAGGCGGAGCTGGAGTCGGCCCTGGAGGCGGCCGAACACGCCCTGGAGGACACGGTCGCCCACCGCGCGGACCTCGAACGCGAACTGGCCCAGGAGGAACGCCGCCTCAAGGACGCCGCACGCGCCATCGCCGACCGCCGCGAGGGTCTGGTCCGGCTGGGCGGCCAGGTGGGTGCCGCCCGGTCCCGCGCCGCCTCCGCCCAGGCCGAGATCGAGCGGCTGACCGAAGCCCGCGACGAGTCGCGGGAGCGGGCCGCCGCCGCCCAGGAGGAGTACGAGACCCTCCAGGCCCAGGTCGACGGACTCGACGCCGACGACCAGGAACTCGCCGAGCGGCACGAGGCGGCCAAGCGGCACCTGGCCGAGGCCGAGGACGCGCTCGGCGCCGCCCGCGAGGCCGCCACCGAGGCGGAGCGCCGCCGCGCCGCCACCCGCGCCCGGCACGAGGCGCTCGCGCTCGGCCTGCGCCGCAAGGACGGCACCGGCGCGGTGCTCGCCGCCCGGGACCGTCTCACCGGCCTGCTCGGCCCGGCCGCCGAGCTGCTCACCGTCACGCCCGGCCATGAGGCCGCCCTCGCCGCCGCCTTCGGCGCGGCCGCCGACGCCCTCGCGGTCACCTCCCCGGCGGCCGCCGCCGACGCCATCCGCCTGCTGCGCAAGCAGGACGCCGGCCGGGCCGCCCTGCTCCTCGCCGGCGCCCCCGACGCCGTACCGGACGAGGCGCGCGTCCACGGACCGCCGTACGCCGCCGACCTCGTCCGCGGTCCGTCCGACCTGATGCCCGCCGTACGGCGGCTGCTGCGCGGGATCGTCGTCGTCGCCACTTTGGAGGACGCCGAGGACCTCGTCCACGCCCGGCCCGGCCTGACCGCGGTGACGGCCGACGGGGACCTGCTCGGCGCGCACTTCGCGCAGGGCGGGTCGGCCGGGGCGCCCAGCCTCCTGGAGGTGCGGGCGTCCGTCGACCAGGCCGCCGCCGAGCTGGAGGAGCTGGGCGGGCGGTGCGAGGACCTGGCCGCGGCGCAGGAAGCGGCCGTCGGGCGTCGGCGGAAGTGCGCGGCGCTCGTCGAGGAGCTGGGGGAGCGGCGCCGGGCCGCCGACCGGGAGAAGTCGTCCGTCGCCCAGCAGCTGGGCCGGCTCGCGGGCCAGGCACGGGGCGCGGCCGGAGAGGCGGAACGGTCCGCTGCCGCGGCGGCCCGGGCGCAGGAGGCGCTGGACAAGGCGCTCATGGAGGTCGAGGAGCTGGCGGAGCGGCTCGCCGTCGCCGAGGAGAGTGCCCCCTTCGGGGAAGGAGGGGAGGAGGAGCCCGACACCGCCGCCCGCGACCGGCTCGCCGCCGACGGGGCCAACGCCCGCCAGACCGAGATGGAGGCCCGCCTCCAGGTCCGCACCCACGAGGAGCGGGCCAAGTCGCTGGCCGGACGGGCCGACTCCCTGGACCGGGCCGCCCGCGCCGAACGCGAGGCACGCGCGCGTGCCGAGCAGCGGCGGGCCCGGCTGCGGTACGAGGCGGCCGTCGCCGAGGCGGTCGCCGCCGGCGCCCGGCAGCTCCTCGCCCACGTCGAGGTCTCCCTGACCCGCGCCGACGCGGAACGCACCCTCGCCGAGGCGGCCAAGGCCCGGCGCGAACGGGAACTGACCGCCGCGCGCACCGCCGGACGCGACCTCAAGGCGGAGCTGGACAAGTTGACGGATTCAGTTCACCGGGGAGAGGTACTCGGCGCCGAGAAGCGGCTGCGCATCGAGCAGCTGGAGACCAAGGCGCTGGAGGAACTCGGTGTGGAACCGGCGGGGCTCGCGGCCGAGTACGGCCCCCATCAACCGGTGCCGCCCTCGCCCCCCGCCGACGGCGAGGAGCTACCGGACCCTGCGTCCAACAGCGGCTCCGCCGCGGGTGGGCACCCGCGCAACCTTCCGAGGCCCTTCGTCCGCTCCGAGCAGGAGAAGCGGCTGAGGTCCGCCGAACGCGCCTACCAGCAGCTCGGCAAGGTCAACCCGCTGGCGCTGGAGGAGTTCGCGGCGCTGGAGGAACGGCACCAGTTCCTCAGCGAGCAGCTGGAGGACCTGAAGAAGACCCGCGCCGACCTGCTCCAGGTCGTCAAGGAGGTCGACGAGCGCGTCGAGCAGGTCTTCACCGAGGCGTTCCGGGACACCGCCCGCGAGTTCGAGGGCGTCTTCGGCCGGCTCTTCCCGGGCGGTGAGGGGCGGCTGATCCTGACCGACCCCGACAACATGCTCACCACGGGCGTGGACGTCGAGGCCCGGCCGCCGGGCAAGAAGGTCAAGCGGCTCTCGCTGCTCTCCGGCGGGGAGCGTTCGCTGACCGCGGTGGCGATGCTGGTGTCGATCTTCAAGGCCCGCCCGAGCCCGTTCTACGTGATGGACGAGGTCGAGGCGGCGCTCGACGACACCAACCTGCAGCGGCTGATCCGGATCATGCAGGAGCTGCAGGAGGCCTCGCAGCTGATCGTGATCACGCACCAGAAGCGCACGATGGAGGTCGCCGACGCACTCTACGGAGTGTCCATGCAGGGTGACGGTGTGTCGAAGGTCATCAGTCAGCGGTTGCGCTAG
- a CDS encoding sugar porter family MFS transporter translates to MASTSQAPNPGAGTAHPDHLGHVIFIAAAAAMGGFLFGYDSSVINGAVEAIRDRYDVGSAVLAQVIAIALIGCAIGAATAGRIADRIGRIRCMQIAAVLFTISAIGSALPFALWDLAMWRIIGGFAIGMASVIGPAYIAEVSPPAYRGRLGSFQQAAIVVGIAVSQLVNWGLLNAAGGDQRGKLMGLEAWQVMLGVMVVPAVLYGLLSFAIPESPRFLISVGKHERAKKVLEEVEGRDTDFDARVAEIEHAMHREEKSSFKDLLGGSFFFKPIVWIGIGLSVFQQFVGINVAFYYSSTLWQSVGVDPTQSFFYSFTTSIINIVGTVIAMIFVDRIGRKPLALIGSVGMVIGLALEAWAFSFDLVDGKLPATQGWVALIAAHVFVLFFALSWGVVVWVFLGEMFPNRIRAAALGVAASAQWIANWAITASFPSLADWNLSVTYVIYTVFAALSIPFVLKFVKETKGKALEEMG, encoded by the coding sequence GTGGCCAGCACATCGCAGGCGCCCAACCCAGGAGCCGGGACGGCTCACCCCGATCATCTCGGGCACGTCATCTTCATCGCGGCGGCGGCCGCGATGGGCGGTTTCCTGTTCGGCTACGACAGTTCCGTGATCAACGGCGCCGTCGAGGCCATCCGGGACCGCTACGACGTCGGCTCCGCGGTGCTGGCCCAGGTCATCGCCATCGCCCTGATCGGCTGCGCCATCGGCGCCGCCACCGCCGGCCGCATCGCCGACCGCATCGGCCGCATCCGCTGCATGCAGATCGCGGCGGTCCTCTTCACCATCAGCGCCATCGGCTCCGCACTGCCCTTCGCACTGTGGGACCTCGCCATGTGGCGCATCATCGGCGGCTTCGCCATCGGCATGGCCTCCGTGATCGGCCCCGCCTACATCGCCGAGGTCTCCCCGCCCGCCTACCGCGGCCGGCTCGGCTCCTTCCAGCAGGCCGCGATCGTCGTCGGCATCGCCGTGTCGCAGCTGGTCAACTGGGGTCTGCTGAACGCCGCGGGCGGCGACCAGCGCGGCAAGCTGATGGGCCTGGAGGCCTGGCAGGTCATGCTCGGCGTCATGGTGGTCCCGGCCGTCCTCTACGGCCTGCTGTCCTTCGCCATCCCGGAGTCCCCCCGCTTCCTGATCTCCGTCGGCAAGCACGAACGCGCCAAGAAGGTCCTCGAGGAGGTCGAGGGCAGGGACACCGACTTCGACGCCCGCGTCGCCGAGATCGAGCACGCGATGCACCGGGAGGAGAAGTCCTCCTTCAAGGACCTCCTCGGCGGCAGCTTCTTCTTCAAGCCGATCGTCTGGATCGGTATCGGCCTGTCCGTCTTCCAGCAGTTCGTCGGCATCAACGTCGCGTTCTACTACTCCTCGACGCTGTGGCAGTCGGTCGGCGTCGACCCGACGCAGTCGTTCTTCTACTCGTTCACGACGTCGATCATCAACATCGTCGGCACCGTGATCGCGATGATCTTCGTGGACCGCATCGGCCGCAAGCCGCTCGCCCTGATCGGCTCGGTCGGCATGGTGATCGGCCTCGCGCTGGAGGCCTGGGCCTTCTCCTTCGACCTGGTCGACGGCAAGCTCCCGGCCACCCAGGGCTGGGTCGCCCTGATCGCCGCCCACGTCTTCGTCCTCTTCTTCGCCCTCTCCTGGGGCGTGGTCGTCTGGGTCTTCCTCGGCGAGATGTTCCCCAACCGGATCCGCGCCGCCGCCCTGGGCGTGGCCGCCTCCGCGCAGTGGATCGCCAACTGGGCCATCACCGCGAGCTTCCCGTCGCTGGCCGACTGGAACCTCTCCGTCACCTACGTGATCTACACGGTCTTCGCCGCGCTCTCCATCCCGTTCGTCCTGAAATTCGTCAAGGAGACGAAGGGCAAGGCACTGGAGGAGATGGGCTGA
- a CDS encoding 3-oxoacyl-ACP synthase III family protein has product MRATNPHLLIVDGVLERLYGLRERRVAPPGTLPSDLAAAAGESALAQAGVSPADVGLLIFAGVSEDLEEPATAHVVAHKLGVRAPVFDVKNACNGVLNALQIADALIRTGTHTTVLITTGELPSRLMRLPAADRSELAYAMPAYTGGDMGAALLVQASADPGLLATRFAADPAGWDAATMVNPYFGSDDRPRCPRIDSESLVRSCLGFAQDGVREMEDLGFKIGDADLVCVHQASVPFTRTLCAALGAEPDHVVPVFPRYGNVGTGCLPLQLVEARDAGRLNRGDLVALFGLASGTSCGLALCQW; this is encoded by the coding sequence GTGCGCGCCACCAACCCTCACCTGCTCATCGTCGACGGAGTACTGGAACGCCTCTACGGACTCCGGGAACGGCGCGTGGCCCCACCCGGCACCCTGCCCTCCGACCTCGCGGCCGCGGCGGGCGAGTCGGCGCTCGCACAGGCCGGTGTCTCGCCCGCGGACGTCGGTCTCCTGATCTTCGCCGGTGTCAGCGAGGACCTGGAGGAACCCGCCACCGCTCATGTCGTCGCCCACAAACTCGGCGTGCGGGCGCCCGTCTTCGACGTGAAGAACGCCTGCAACGGCGTGCTCAACGCCCTGCAGATCGCCGACGCGCTGATCAGGACCGGCACGCACACCACCGTGCTGATCACCACCGGCGAACTGCCCAGCCGGCTGATGCGGCTGCCGGCGGCCGACCGGTCCGAACTCGCCTACGCCATGCCCGCCTACACCGGCGGCGACATGGGCGCGGCCCTGCTCGTCCAGGCCTCGGCGGACCCCGGTCTGCTCGCCACCCGGTTCGCCGCCGACCCGGCCGGGTGGGACGCCGCGACCATGGTCAACCCCTACTTCGGCAGCGATGACCGGCCGAGGTGCCCGCGCATCGACTCCGAGTCCCTGGTGCGCTCGTGCCTGGGCTTCGCGCAGGACGGCGTGCGGGAGATGGAGGACCTGGGCTTCAAGATCGGGGACGCCGACCTCGTCTGCGTCCACCAGGCGTCGGTGCCCTTCACCCGCACGCTCTGCGCGGCCCTGGGCGCCGAACCGGACCACGTCGTCCCGGTCTTCCCCCGGTACGGCAACGTCGGCACCGGCTGCCTGCCCCTGCAACTGGTCGAGGCGCGGGACGCCGGGCGACTGAACCGCGGCGACCTGGTCGCCCTGTTCGGTCTCGCCAGCGGCACCAGCTGCGGCCTCGCCCTGTGCCAGTGGTGA
- a CDS encoding AMP-binding protein, whose protein sequence is MSDAWICSVLQSYEGDHAPAHRYVDGDGHTRELSRARLLDEVRDRARRLTACGAGPGSRVALSAENPGRFVPAFLGAVWAGMIPVPLPPPPVLGRRDAWTEGLAASLPVARPDLVVAEATTLAQLPPTAARHLSYDSLEAASAPADPPAPAAYRPDRTAYLQFSSGSTGRPRAVVATAGSVTANSLAIMRHGLAADPARDHGVSWLPLHHDMGLVGFVLAPLAVGVPVTLLATRLFVRDPGIWMRTLSDVGGTITGAPNFAYALATRRTDDDRLARLDLSAAHTLLCGGEPVSPRTLRRFADAHHVAGLDPAALRPCYGLAESTLAVSIAPRGTASRPDRVSWARLRDHDRAAPCGDDEEAVEVAGCGPPFPGHEARVVDGAGLPCAERQVGEIWVRGPSVCAGYADEARERPAPVADDGWLRTGDRGYLADGALHPAGRLKDVLVVQGRNIDPQRVEWAAEAAEGVRTGGAVAFTRPGTDTEEVVVVAECRPHQSERIGGAVREIVSQRLGLSVGDVVAVVPGTLAKTTSGKPRRQEMRRRYLLGDLPPVTTDPRRNSS, encoded by the coding sequence GTGAGCGACGCCTGGATCTGCTCGGTCCTGCAGTCCTACGAAGGCGACCACGCCCCGGCCCACCGCTACGTGGACGGCGACGGACACACCCGGGAACTCTCGCGGGCCCGGCTCCTGGACGAGGTACGCGACCGCGCCCGGCGGCTGACCGCGTGCGGGGCGGGCCCCGGCAGCCGGGTGGCGCTGTCGGCCGAGAACCCCGGGCGGTTCGTCCCCGCCTTCCTCGGCGCCGTCTGGGCCGGCATGATCCCCGTCCCGCTCCCGCCGCCACCGGTCCTCGGACGGCGCGACGCGTGGACCGAAGGGCTCGCCGCGTCGCTCCCCGTGGCCCGGCCGGACCTCGTCGTCGCCGAGGCGACGACGCTCGCCCAGCTGCCCCCGACCGCGGCCCGCCATCTCTCCTACGACTCCCTGGAGGCAGCCTCCGCACCGGCGGACCCGCCCGCACCCGCGGCCTACCGGCCCGACCGGACCGCCTACCTCCAGTTCAGCAGCGGCAGCACGGGACGGCCCAGGGCGGTCGTGGCCACCGCCGGCTCGGTGACCGCCAACAGCCTCGCCATCATGCGGCACGGACTGGCCGCCGACCCCGCCCGCGACCACGGCGTGAGCTGGCTGCCGCTCCACCACGACATGGGCCTGGTCGGGTTCGTCCTCGCCCCGCTGGCCGTCGGCGTACCCGTGACGCTCCTCGCCACCCGACTGTTCGTCCGCGACCCCGGCATCTGGATGCGCACCCTGTCCGACGTGGGAGGCACGATCACCGGCGCCCCCAACTTCGCCTACGCGCTGGCCACCCGGCGCACGGACGACGACCGCCTGGCCCGCCTCGACCTGTCCGCGGCACACACCCTGCTCTGCGGCGGCGAACCGGTCAGTCCCCGCACCCTGCGGCGCTTCGCCGACGCCCACCACGTGGCCGGACTCGACCCGGCGGCGCTGCGCCCGTGCTACGGACTGGCCGAGTCGACGCTCGCGGTGTCCATCGCCCCCCGGGGCACGGCATCGCGCCCCGACCGGGTCTCCTGGGCCCGCCTGCGCGACCACGACCGGGCCGCCCCCTGCGGCGACGACGAGGAAGCCGTGGAGGTCGCGGGCTGCGGTCCGCCCTTCCCCGGCCACGAGGCACGCGTCGTCGACGGCGCCGGACTGCCCTGCGCCGAGCGGCAGGTGGGCGAGATCTGGGTCCGCGGCCCCTCCGTGTGCGCCGGGTACGCGGACGAGGCGCGCGAGCGGCCCGCCCCGGTCGCCGACGACGGCTGGCTGCGCACCGGGGACCGCGGCTACCTCGCCGACGGAGCCCTCCACCCGGCGGGCCGGCTGAAGGACGTCCTCGTCGTCCAGGGACGCAACATCGACCCGCAGCGCGTCGAGTGGGCCGCCGAGGCGGCGGAAGGCGTGCGCACCGGAGGAGCCGTCGCCTTCACCCGGCCGGGGACCGACACCGAGGAGGTGGTCGTGGTCGCCGAATGCCGCCCCCACCAGTCGGAGCGGATCGGCGGCGCCGTACGCGAGATCGTCTCGCAGCGCCTCGGGCTGAGCGTCGGCGACGTCGTGGCCGTCGTCCCGGGCACGCTCGCGAAGACGACGTCGGGCAAACCCCGGCGCCAGGAGATGCGCCGCCGCTACCTCCTCGGAGACCTCCCACCCGTCACCACCGACCCGCGAAGGAACAGCTCATGA
- a CDS encoding acyl carrier protein, translating into MTPSDIPQVLHRAYQQVTQRDPGTLDRDADIRALGVDSVQLLEMIVIAETELGLRVPDAALGSVETIGDLYDMLGQALPQTQTQGQALPQTPTAVR; encoded by the coding sequence ATGACACCGTCCGACATCCCGCAGGTCCTGCACCGGGCCTACCAGCAGGTCACGCAGCGCGACCCCGGGACCCTGGACCGGGACGCCGACATCCGCGCGCTGGGCGTCGACTCCGTGCAGCTCCTCGAAATGATCGTGATCGCCGAGACCGAGCTGGGCCTGCGCGTCCCGGACGCGGCCCTGGGCAGCGTGGAGACGATCGGGGACCTGTACGACATGCTCGGCCAGGCACTGCCGCAGACGCAGACGCAGGGACAGGCGCTTCCGCAGACCCCGACGGCCGTGCGATGA